From the Methanobacteriaceae archaeon genome, the window GAAAGAATCCAATCTCTCATCGATGATACTTTCAATATCTTTAGCATTTTGAATATAATTTTCTTTAAGTTTATCCAGCCTGTCTTTAACAAACTGATCATCTCTACCTGGCCGGGTTTTCAGTTCTTTGAGCCTTTCTTTATCAGCAGTCTCCAGGACAGATTTGGGTACAGGTTTTGGTTTTTCTTCTTTTTTTCTAACCGGCTTAATTATTGGAGGTTTGGGAGGTTCAGTTACCTCTTTTTTACTGATTGCAGGTGTTTCAACCTTCGAGGGTTTAACATCAGCTTGAGTAATATCTTCAGGTTTTTGAACTTTGCCCGGTTTTTTAACTGGAGCTATTCTTTTAGGTTTAGGAGGAACCTTCTGTTTGGTAGAAAGATCTGGAGGCATGGTTACTGCAGGTTTAGCCTTGGATTTTTCCTTTTCAGTGCTTTTTAACGCTTTTGAAGGAGCTGAAACTTTGTCTTTTTTTATGGGTGCTTTGGAGGTGGGCATAGGTCCAAATTTAGGACCGGTGTCTTCACGTGGTTTTGGTTTAATAGCTCTGGGTGGGGAGGTGGGGGCTTTTTTAGATGGAATCTGATCCTTAACAGGAATTTTAGAAGGTTTAATGGGTTTTGCAACTGCCTTTTTAGGAGTTTTAGTTTTTTCAGGTTTTGGTATTGTCTTTCTGGATAAATCAACCCTGCTACCGAAAACTATAATCAAAATTAGTCCTAAAACCGATGCAATTAACCCTACAAAGAATGCAACAGGGTTGGGTGGAATTTTAAAACCAAGGTACATAAAGTAAAATCCACCAATAAGCAAGAGAACCCCGAAAACGCTGATAATTAAATTGATCATCCTCATACCTCCTAATCTTATTATGTTAAGGATTATTTATAAATTATTAGTTTCATCACACACCAAATTTTATCATTCTTTCAATTCAGGTCTTAAAGGAATAATCTCTAAATAAAATTGGTCCTAACTAATTATTAATATTTTCCGGATTTTCTTTATATATCTTACATATTAATTGTCCATAAATCCTCTATATACATTGACTTGGAGAAAAATTGGCAATTAAAAAATAATATTACAGAATTTCTCTACTAAGACCATATTAATAATTCATTTAAATATCATTAAGGACCTCTTTCACTTTCCCTGCACTTGCGGATTATTTTTACTGCATCTTCTGTTCCATTGTACTTTGAAAAAATCTTTCTGGTTTTAGCTGCATTAATTTGCAGTGCATCATCTGCCATTAAATGGTTAACTTTATCCTTTAATTTTTCCGGGTTTAAACTTCCCATGTTTTCAATGTGGGCGATTCCATAGTTTTCCATTTTCTTGGCATTTTTAAGCTGTTCCGGGTGATTCTCTATGGGTACCATTAGGCTGGGAATGCCCAGGGATGCTATTTCCATGGAGGTGGTGTGTCCTGCCAGACTTACTATGAAATCTGATATTTTCATCCATTCCATAATATCTTTCAGGAATTTCTTGCAGATTAGACGTGATGAAGAAAGGTCCAGATTTAACTTTACTTGAGGTCCCGTAACCATGATTATTCTATCACAATCTATGTCTGGTGCTGCTTTATATAATAGCTTCAGGAGTTTGTTCCCAAATTCAGACCCCCCCACAGTGGCCATAACAATTTTTTCAGAACTTTCAAATCCGAAACTCTGGCGAAGTTCTTCTTTACTGGCCATGGCATTAGGGTCCATCTTTAGAATTGGCCCGGTGTAGTTAACCCGTTGTCGAATCTGTAGGGGTACTTGATATGAATTTTCTATATCCGGTATGATTATGGAATGACATAATCGGGATACATCTTTAATGAAACGTTGCAAACCAGTTTCCAAGTATTCCATGGTGCGGTCTTTCTGGTAAACTTGCCTGAAATCAGGTGTTAGATCGTTACTCACCAGTACACAGGGTATTCCCAGTACTTTGCAGGTGATGGGAACTGAATAATGGGAATCTGAAACAACCACATCTGGGTTAAATTCCTTGATAATGCGAGATTCATGGTAAATACTTTTCAAAAAAATATATGGTGCATCTATGGATTTGCGGGCGGTGTGTTTAAGGTTTAGCTCACCTTCACTCCCATAGAATTTGATGGTGGGAAGTTCAAAAACTCGGTAATC encodes:
- a CDS encoding UDP-N-acetylglucosamine--N-acetylmuramyl-(pentapeptide) pyrophosphoryl-undecaprenol N-acetylglucosamine transferase; the protein is MKVLLIPCGIGMGHTSRSLALAKKLEEYGDEVLFASYGSGFQMLDEFTDYRVFELPTIKFYGSEGELNLKHTARKSIDAPYIFLKSIYHESRIIKEFNPDVVVSDSHYSVPITCKVLGIPCVLVSNDLTPDFRQVYQKDRTMEYLETGLQRFIKDVSRLCHSIIIPDIENSYQVPLQIRQRVNYTGPILKMDPNAMASKEELRQSFGFESSEKIVMATVGGSEFGNKLLKLLYKAAPDIDCDRIIMVTGPQVKLNLDLSSSRLICKKFLKDIMEWMKISDFIVSLAGHTTSMEIASLGIPSLMVPIENHPEQLKNAKKMENYGIAHIENMGSLNPEKLKDKVNHLMADDALQINAAKTRKIFSKYNGTEDAVKIIRKCRESERGP